GAATTTAAATGTGAATATTGACAGTCTTCTCAAGTAAATTTTTTATAAGATTCCCATGATTTTTCGGATGGGCACAAGGTAAGCCTTTACAGGCCATTCGTCTTGCTTGCCATCCTGTGCGAGTACATACACTAGCATTAGAGGTTTGATGCCAAATTATGCAATAAGACACTAGTCTGCCACCCAAAAGCTGTTTTCACTAACAGCTTAACATATTTACATCCATATTCTTTTAACTTAAGCAGCTACCCGGTCAGAAGAACCTATCTAGAGAACCCAAAAGAACTGAACTCAGCTGTACACCATCAGTGTCAGTAGGATGTGAGGCGATACCAACTTTGAGACCTTTATCCCTTGCGCAGATGGCATAAGTTAGAACAGCCTAGAAGTGCTGTTTGCTTCGATGATCATGCTTTCAAAACTTGAAATAACAATCACTGGCACCCTGGTGTGGCTGGTATGCATGCATACGGACCCCACCGAGCCAGCTCCGTGGGTGCTGCTGCCAGCTGCACGAACAGTGTAAGTAACTTCCTGTTGGGGCTGATTCACCTCAGGACCAAACCGCTGATGGCTTATAAGTTTGTTACGGCTGTTATATGTGCCGCAGTCGGAATGCTTGGAGTGATCCATAACTGACATGTTGCAAGTTTGCTGCATCAATGTCATGCCCAGCAACATAGGTAGCTCTgaaatggaagatgcaaaaatGCGTTTAGCGATTTCCGCATGATAGCTTCCAAAATGTAAAATATGTTTCTATATTGTATCTGCAAATAGTTCATCAAATACGTTCAGATATTATTCAGCTGAAGAATATGGTCTAGACATCAACGTTGCCAGCATTGACTATATGTACAACTTGGTTTGCAAAAAAATAGTTATGTAACAGAATTAACAGATTAGCATGCTGGAAGAGCTAGATCCATTTAAGATATCAGATATGTACCTCTCATATGTGCTTTGCTAATAATGAGAATTGACATTGCCAGGTTGATATGGATCATGCTGATAATAGGGGGCAGTATAATAGATAGGAGCTGGAACATGCTGTGACATGGAGTATTGGTCATAAAGAGAAAATGGAAGGGGCGCTTCCACATATTGATAGGTAGGATCACATGCTGCATATCCAGCTTGATAACCATACACAGTTGTTGGTCCATGATAAGTACCCATAGCAGGTTGAGTAGAAGAACATGGAGGTACATAGGCTTGAGGTGGCATCAAATGAGCAGCCAGAGGAGCAACATATGCAGTTGGATGATTTGCATAAGCAGGTGGCTGTGCCGGGAGTTCTGGAGGCGGCAGAAAAGCAGTGGCTGGGGGCCAGTTATCAACATCATGTGGGGATGATGACTGTGGAAGCGAAGTAATTGGCTGAAACAATGCCCTCAGTTTCTCAACCTACAACAGAAAATCAAAAGTATATGGATTAGGTAGCTCGTTGCATGTATTATAAACTCTAAAAGAAATACTAATAAACACAAGGGTGAAGTAGCAGCTGCTAAACCGATGCGGATGATCAAGGATGATGAAACCaagaaaaacataaaaaaatatccTCATCATATCCatcctttctttcctttttagtACACCATTTCTTTATTTCTCAGTATAATAAAACATAGAAGACAAGGTCATAATCTGTCACACTTTGTCTAGCTCCTAAATGATATGAGACGACAAGAATGATAACTCGTATCAAAACCAAGACAAAAACATAAAACAGAAGATAAAAATGTTCCCATCAGGCCATCGTGCCTAATTTTCTTTTCTCTGCATCTTTTCATTTCAGGATAAACAGTGTTATCTGAGCAATCTAAATACATCAAGAAAACCTACATTTGTCCAATACTACTGAACACCCAAGCTCCATagaagattaaaaaaaaactacagaTGCAGTAGTTATGAGAAACAAAGGGTGTAAAAAGGAATAAGCTTCAGGCCTTAAAATTTAAACAAACATACAGGGCAGCAAAATGGATGAAATACCTCGAAACCCCCAACTTGACTTAGGATTTGCATGTGATACGAGGGAAGTCAGAAAGATATGTTTACATACATGTTTTATGACATTACTGTGCACTTTTTTACTACATCCACCTCCCAGACACAATAGAAAACTACCAGTTAAATTAGACACAATAAGATACAAATCAGAAACTAGTTTCAATTTATCAATTCGCATTGTAAATTTACTCTAATGGGGTAGCAGAAGCAGAGTACTTCAGAACTCATTCCATCAGTTAACAGTAAAATGATGTTTGGCACAATTCATTTCTCCTCGTGAACATAACAAATAACAAAAGCAcatgcaaattcaaattttgtttattCAACAGTGTTTTAAAAGCGACGCTTAGGAGTCCAGGCGAACCCAGCTCGCCTTGGGTTATAGTgccgcctaggcgtccaggcgtACCCAGCTCGCCTCGTCTCGCCTTACCGCCTTTAAAATCTAAAACACTGTTATTCAAACTTACTTGTGTAGAGGTAAGCTCCGAGCTGAACTTTCCTTTGCTATAGTTCTCCTTTATAGCACTTCTTAGACTACTCTCAGGAACGGGCATGAAATCACCATCGATCGTAAATTTAACCTGCACATATAAAAAAAAGTTACCTTTGTTCCATTAAGAATACTGTAAAGCTAATCTATGAGGTTAACTGCTAGATGTCATTACACAGTTTTAGATGGCAACTAAAGAACATACAACATGTGCCAAGAGAATGATAGTGCAAGAAACAAAATGTAAGCAATCAATTTGCAGCAAAAGGTTATCTTATAATAATAGATAGAGCTCTTTGAAATCTTCCTCAGGATCCATACAGTAAGAGACTTAAGCAAACATATGCTGCTGAATGCATGTCATCAGTTCCACCAGGTCCCAACATGCATCACCCCAAAAAGGAAGCACTGAAAGACATTACATTTTAAATCCATTCTTAACCTAAGATCTTTAGTCTCAGAATCCAATTGTTCTTCAAAATCTCAATGACAGTGGGATGGTCTGTGGGGAACCAAAGACAGTGCCGGGTGTCAGGGCTACTGTTGCGCAGGGAGTAGGAGTGAGACGTCGGAGGCTGCGGGCTTGGCTcccggcagcggcgagggcgcgaCACCGTCCTGACGGCCGGCGTCGAGCAGAGGAGCATGTACAAGAGAGCAGGGAAAACACAAGACGCTAGAAGATTCAAATGATCTTCAGCATAACTACATTAGTCTCAGGTTCAGGCCTTTATGGCCAATTTACATAACTGACTCGGGATAAATTCAAACTAAAAGATACAACTGCTCTAGCAGTTTGAGCGTCATGGGCACGTGCTCTGTACTAGTCATGACGCCGCCTCTGATACACATTGCCGTACATAACACGGGAGTGACTGCCAAATTTCCCAGCAAGGTACTTTATGCTGTAGGCTGCTGTAATCTATTTTCgcaaacacgcaggagagctgcatatAACTATattaaagaagaagaaaagagtaGGAAACCCTTACAAACACGCACATGCACCCACCACCAATGTTACACAGATTACAAGCACGCCTTGGCTACAAAAGATATAAGCGACCTCAACCTAGGAGGCTGTTGTTCTCTCATCACAGAAACAACAAAGTGACCCATCATCCCCAGTAAATGTGGTTACCTACCATCCAAGATAACCCAATGTGTTTCCTAAATAGACATtgcaacctcaaataagtaaTATACATCGTATATCCTACCACTTCTGATATTATACCAATAATCTTTTGCCTATTGTATATTTATAGTATCAATAATGACTATTTTACATGCAAACAATCAGTACAGTCCAAGTATATTATTCTCTACGTAATAAACATCCATAATGGTCATGATCTCATGGGTAACCTATCAAAAATATTAAAGAGGTAAAACTTCAGCATTTTAAATTCTCGCACTTAATAAAGTGTAACGTTGAGACTGGAGTATCTAAAACAATCCTATCTTCAATAGGACAGAAGTGGCAGATAAGTGACAGCTAGCCAAAACATTACCTCCTTCTCATGCCCTTGAAAACCACTAGAAATGATCAATTTGATTAgcagctttttttttccttcacatCATCGCAATGAATGAAGAGGTACAGGCGGAACAATATACTGAGAGATTCCAGAAAAATCTAAAACTGTGCATACTCCATATGCTATTCCAAGTGACAGGTAAGCCCATATCCTTTAAAGCCCATCTTAATCTGCCTTCTCTGCCCACAAGGATGACAGGCAACTTGAGACACCATAGCAAAGAGAAAAGGACAAACCGACAGGAATAAATAAATGCATACTTTCCTCACATCAAACTAGCACATTAGTTCAAAGGTCCAAACTGATCCAGAGCACATGTACAATAACGCATTTGCCTGATCCATAACAGACCACAAAACCTCTAATTTGGCTAGGGAAAGGAATATTACAACTTAGCACAGACTGGTAAATCAGAAACTACATAACTAAGCATTGCATGGCATAAATAATATAGCATAGCCTATCAAGATCCCAACTTCCCATCAATACCAGACCTAAAATTAGTTCGGCAACACAATTTGACAAGCagaaatggtaattcatcagcAGAATAGTAGAAAGACCACCTCCGGTTTGTTCTCACCAAACAAAAACATTTCTAAGAACACTTTTACTCTTATCATGCCAATTACTTCACCAGTTCCACACATCCTCAATACCATACTCACCGCATTTCTTGATTCTGGTCAGCAGAAAGTAGATGGCTGTGCAGCAAGGACAGAGAGGCTACCAACCTGTGCAGGGAAGCGGCCACGGAAGGCACCGGGAACAAGGTCAGCCCCACCATCAGAGTCGGCGTTGTAGGGCCCGTAGAGGTGCTTGGTATCGAAGTCGTATAGGAAGAGCGCTGCCCCGCGCCGGATCCGGGAGACAGCCTCCAGCCTCCCCCGTGGCAGGCCCAGCACCCGGTGGCGGTAGCAGTCGGGCTTCGTGGCGCCGCTACACATGAAGATGAACCCTGCCGGTGAAGCAGCAGCGGTGGAGGAAGCTCCAGGGTGGGCATGGTCCTCTGCTACCACTGCCGGGGAGTGCATCTGCTTGTGCAGTGGTGGGGAGGTGGGGGCAAGAGGTGAGGACTGGTTCGCCATGGAGGTGGCTGGAGCAGGATAGCTAGTCGGAGGTGGCTGTGCCAGGTGAGCTGAAGGAGGGCGAGAAGCAGGAGCAGGGGGCCAGTTATCAACATCATGTGGGGGTGACGATTCCGGAAGCAAAGTAATTGGTTGAAACAATGAGCTCAATTTCTCAACCTACAACAGAAACCAATAGCATATGAAGTAGCTACCTTGTTACTAATATAGTAAACTTATAACCAAAGAAGTAAAAACTAAAACAATTGGCTGACAATGGCAATATTGAAGATAAATTTATAATCTGTCACATTCCTGCTAGCAACTAAACTTTGATATGAGAGGACAAGACTCATAACTCATACCAAAACCAAAAGAAAAGCATAAAACAAAAGATGAAATTTTTCTCATCATGCCTCAATTGTTTCTCCATATTTTTTCACTTCTCAGGATGAACAGTGTAGCTTCACAACTGAAAGGCTAAATACATCAAGAAAACCTACTGTGTCCCAATACTGCTGAACATCCAAGCTCCATTTCAGATGCAATAGGTATATAAAATAATGGGCATTGAAAATATAGGCTTCAGGCCtcaaaattcaaatatataacatAGAAAGATGGATGAAATCCCTCAGACCAGCAAGAGCAAATTCAGAAGGAAAGGATTACATACAAGTTTCATGATTCCATTTTCAGCTACCAGTTAAACTAGACAAAATACGATGTATTACACAAGTTTCATATCTATCAATGGCCGTCCTAAATTTATTCCAATGGGGTGGCTGACATACAGGGTTCTTAAAGAACTCATGTCCACATGTTATACATTAAAATAATGTTGGTCAATCGGCATAATTCATTTCTTTTTAAGAACATAACAACAGAGCACAATGATTGGAATTTGACTTATTCAAACTTACTTGTGTAGAGGTAAGCTCTGGGCTGAACTTCCCTTTGAAGTAGTTCTCCTTTATAGCACTTTTTAGGCTACTCTCAGGGAGCGGCATGAAATCACCATCGATCATAAATTTAACCTGCACATATAAATAACGATGAGAACATTGTACAGCTAATCAGTGAGGTTATTTGCTATATGCTATTACATAGTTCTAAATGCAGCTAGAAGGCATAACGTGTGCCAAGAGAATAAAAATGTGAGAAAAACGAAATGACAGCAATTAATTTGCATCAAAAGATTATCTTATATTCAGATAGCTCATTGACATCCACCTTGTAAGGGATGTAAGAAAAGATGAGCCACTGAGTGCATGCCATTGGTTCCTCCAAGTCTCAACTCTCAACTCCCAACATGCTCAACCCAGAAAAGAAGCACTGAAAGGCACAACAAACCGTTCTTAACCTTAGATCTTTAGTACCAGACCCCAATTGTTCTCCACAACTTCAAGAGCAGACAGGCAGTCTGATGGGATCCAAAGACAGTGCTGTAATGCCACATGTCCCAGCAAGGTGCTTTACACTGTAAGGCTGTTGTTATCTCATCACAGAAACAGCAAGTTGACTCATCGTCCCCAATAAATGAGGCTGCCTGCCATCCAATATAACTCAATTCATTGGAAATTTGCTCCTGAATAGACATTTCATAAACATAAATGAGCAACAGACGCTATATATCCTCCTGCCTGTGATAGCATATCTATGGTTCGCATATGATATCTTTGATAGTATTAAACAATGATTCCTTATCTTACATGCAAACAATCAATATAGGCCAAGTATATTATCCACTACCTAGCAAATATGTATAATAGTCATAGCCTGATGGTTAAcctattaaaaatattaaagaaGTAAAACTTCAATGTTTTTGCCCTAACAAAGCGAAATTTTGAAACTTGACTATAGAAGATAAACATATCCTCTCAATAAGACAACTGGAGATTAACTGATGGCTCTCATAAATAGCACTTGTATTCAATAACTGCCCCATGGGCGCAATATATATGAGTACGTGAGGAGTAGAGGAATCTAGTAATGTATATGTAAAGGACCCTATATTCCTATTTCCTAATAACAGCACATGGGCACAATATATACGAGTACGTGAGGAGTAGAGGAATCTAGTAACGTATACGTAAAGGACCCTATATTCCTAATAACAGCACACTGAAAATTTCACCTTTTCAGTGCCATCAAAAAACACTACAAAAGGTCGCTTAGATTTGTGGTTTTCTCCTTCGCATCATTGCAATGAGTTAGAAGGTATAGGTGCAACAGTATATGAAGAGATTCCAAGAAACCTAGAACTGCGCATATGCTTTAACATTCCAAGTAACAGGTAAGCTATATGCTATTACATATATGCTATTCTATTAAAACCACCTTAATCTGCCTAAGCTGTTGTTGGGGATGAAAAACAACTTCATAGACACAATATCAAGCAGAAAAGAAcaaatcaacaacaacaacaacaacaacaacaaaaagagAGGTACAAATAACTGCATCCTCATAGCAAACTAGCTCAACACAACTGATTCAGAGGACAAGCGGGTAACACACTTGCCTGATCCATGACAGAAGAGAAAACCGCTCATTCAGCTGGGGAATGGTATATTACTACTTAGctctgtttgtttttgttttagaTTCAACATAACATAAATTACTCAAGCTCCAAATTAACCGTCAACCTCGGACCGTGAACTTTCagtttaatgataggattcaacGACATAAATCTTAATCCATCATACCCCTTCCTGAGTTCTTGTATCAGCATGATAGTCGAAAGACCACCCTCCAATTCGTTCTCGCCAACCACAAAAATTCGTACGCACAGTTCCGAACATTCCCAATTCCACACTAGTGACGACTGACGAGTACCCCCACCCAGTACCGGCGATTTCCTGATTCCGGTCACCAGAAAGCTGATCATGGGAGCGTGGGCTGCGAGGCTACCCACCTGCGCGGGAAAGCGGCCGCGGAAGGCGCCGGGGACGAGGTCGGCCCCGCCGTCGGAGTCGGCGCGGTAGAGCCCGTAGAGGCACCTGGCGTCGAAGTCGTAGAGGAagaccgccgcgccgcgccggatcCGGGAGACGGCCTCCAGCCTCCCGCGGGGCAGGCCCAGCACCCGGTGCCGGTAGCAGTCGGCCTTCGTCGCGCCGCTGCAAACGAAGATGAACCCTGCTggcgacgcggcggccgcggaggaggcgccggggcgggggtcgccctccgccggcgacgcggcggccgcggaggaggcgCCGGGGAGGGGgtcgccctcctccgccgccgccgtccgcggcctcttgtgcggcggcggggagggggaggcgcaGGGGTGGCTCGCCATGGAGGCGGAGGGATTAGGGCTACGGACGTACGGGTGGTCGGTCTCAGCTCACCCACCGGCGCTCAGCTCAGGTAATCCGGATCCGGACAGGGATAAGTCAACTGCTTGACAGTTGACTGGTAGCACTATTttactttattatatttttaatatttatttatttttcgagGAACTGGTAACCCGTTGGGCAGGAGCACaaactttttaattttttaattaaggAATGATCCAGTATTGAACATTCGTTGGTGAATATCTATGACTTTGTTCTGAGCAAAATTGAACTCCTGTATGGTTTTTGCGTTATTGTTAGTTCAAGAATTTACAAAGGACAGTTAGGGAATTTTCCCTGATGTGGTTTCTAAGAAAACACATCTAGGCATAAAACTAGAAGATTACATAAATATTTAGAATCTAACCCTTCAGCAGAGGAAAAAAAgacaagaaaaataaaaataaaaataaagtaTGAAAGACTAAGTTTCAAACTTCTTTTACGTCCTTACTGCTTCAACCTTGCTTTGGTCCTCATATAGTAATAAAATCTCCACACCAATTGTTTTCTTAGAAACTCTTGATGTAAGGATCGTCGATGATCCCCGAAGTGATGGTAGCAACATTCGGCAAAGCTGCCAAGACGACACCTCAAGGGAGGGAGCGATGCCACTGGCGCCGTCATGGTCCGACTAACAAGGCCAAGGTTTTCACCGGAAAGCACaccaaagagaaagaaaaagaggaacaAATTATTCCTTCAAGAAGGTAAAACGACGCTCGAGAGCGTTGCCGTTATTGGTCTGCAACCAAGTCGCTTTTATCTTCCCCATtatagatggcaacgggtaaaaCCCACACGGATACTAACTTCACAGACCCGCACCCGCAAACCCAAACCCGTGCCCGCTACCCGTCACGGGTATAAAACAATACTCGTACCCACTATCTGTGGATACCCGCATACTCGCGGGTAAACCCGCGTACCCgcaaattttagaaaattaagCATATAATCCAATTTTAACAACAACttaaaattaatatatataGCAAACACAAAATCAAAATCAAACAAAAGTCATTGTCAACACAGTTCTAGGGATGAAATGAGTGAAACACTGATCTTTTATATACAACGGTAGTAGAGCCCGTATCTTTTATATACAAAATACCCATTGGGTTTAGAGTCATacccgcgcccgtgcccgcggGCATAAACCCAAACCCGAATCCGCGCCCAACGGGTTTAGTATGCGTGGGTACGCGGATATTATTtcatacccgttgccatccctattCCCCATTCCCTCCCCAGAATCATCACCGCCACTAGAAACAACAGCCACGAGGCCGAAGAGTATCACCACAACATGGATCGGGGTAGACCGCTGGCCGGACACCCGGCAATAGAGAGGGCGACTCCACCTAGGGGATGTCGGTCACTCGGCCAAACATGACGGCGGAGCACCAAGCCCCTGTGCCAGACCCGGGCACGGCTGCGACACACCCTGGCTGCTCCCCAGCCCCATGAACAGGGCAGGTAAAGCCGAATTGGCAGGGGCTGCGTGGATCCAGCCGCAGAAGAGGCAATGGCACACCTTGGCCACCCCCTACCCCCAACAAAAATGGCGGCAGTGGGGCGGGGAAAAACTAGTCAGGAGCACCGCAGATCCGACCGCCGGGAGGCAACAATGCACTAGGCCACGCCCGGCAAGCAAGTGCTGAAGGCCGTCGTCGACACACCCCTGAGCAAAGTATGTGTAGATCTGGGCTCAGGGGAAGTGGATCTGCAACCAGCAGCTGGTGGCTAGCGAGCAGGGGCAGTCGACGACCTAGGGATAGCGGGGGTGATAGTGGGGAGGAGCAAGGGGAGGGGAAGATATAGGAGGGGAGAACGCTAGACACCATAGCCACGGTCGGTAGCCGGCGACGGCAACGGCAACGGCTGCTGGAGCATGGTTTGATGGGGAGGGGCGGGGGCTAACCGCGTGGTCGCCCTGGCAAGCGACCCAGGGTCTCTCTTTCCAAGTCAACGGGAGGTAACACAGCTATTCCCTTGAGCctttgaactagaaaatttaACAGACGACTAGTCACGCTACAACGCTCGCTTGTCGGTCCAAACCACTCGCCACCCACCTCCACACTAGACCGGCAATTCTTCAACCATTTCTCGACCGTTAGTTATCAAGTCAACCTCTTAAAGGTCCAAAACACACAACCTAATTCCTAACCTGAACTCTAATGTCTACATAAAAGGAGGTGCAGCATAAGAAGCCAACAACCACGTTGGAGAATAAGATAGCACCAATCTCCTCGCAACATCTAATGATAAAGAACTCAGCAGGGGCGGATTCAACGGTGCGTCTGGAGGGGCTAGAGCCCCTCCTATCGCCATTGGACCCATAgagccactactacagaataatTTTCACCGTCGGCCCTAAACTTATTTTCACTGCTAGTTTAGGTGCCGGCGGTGAAAATACCCATTTTCATTGCCGGCTTTTGAACCAACAGTGAAAGTATGTTATTACCGCCGGTCCGTAATAGGGCCGGCGGTGAAAATTATGTTACCGCTGCCAGCCAGTGGTGAAAATAGGTTATCACCGCCGGTCCGTAACACGGGCCGGCGGTGATAATTATTCCCTGTTACATATTCCTGCACCATTATCAAAACTAAATCATATTTCAATAATTTCATACAATTCACATGGGTATATAATTGTCGCAAATCATTCTCATAATAAGTACATCAAATCTCACATAGTAAATATAATTCACTCTCACAAAGAGTCACGCGTTCATAAACAGTTTGCAAACCAAAAGTTCCTACACTGATTACGAATCACAATTCTTTACATCAAACATAATCCATGCCATGAATCATATATAATACGACTATGATGCAAAaaacttttaaaaaaatacttcaACCTGGATAAGGCAGAACTCTGCATCCGGATTCACTACATGGTCAGTGAGAAAGCCTGCAAGCTCCTGTTGAAGTCAACGATATCACTTAGTAGCAACACTAAAGTTCGAAGCTCTCCACGCTGCAGCAAAGAATGAGAACAGAAAGAATGTATACACATATATTAGAGATAATAATCAAGTTTTCCTAAACTCTGCAACAAAGAATGAGATTCGAGAAAATGTATTAAATACTAAATATAACTAACCAGATCTTTACTGGCAGACATAGCATCTCCGATGTGGATGTCAATAAAATGCATCACATAGAACCCACAATAATCATTGCCCGGCCCAAAGGCTGCCTTAGGATATATTTGACATCAGATATAATGAAATCCTTCCATATATACTTTGTATTTTTTTACTGTACTTCGTAAATGCCCTATATGACAATAAGAATAACGAATATAACTTGATGTGTGTAGCTAGCGAATATATAATAATGAAAGCTAAGATTGATTGTCTATATTTACTTGTTTAACATGTCGATGCAAGGCTCAATTAAATCATGACTCAATGTTTTGGAATCGTAAACGTGGATCTTGCTCTTGACTAGGTTGATCGCAATAAGAATATGATGGTTACTATGTTTAGAATGTCCAACCTGAATATTACTGTTATGATTGTTAAACCGAAAAATTAGGAGTTTTTTCTTAAAGAAGGGAAATATAAAGGAGTTGGGATACACGTACAGATGATTGTAGGGCAGAAGAATCCATTTCTTATTTTACATACCAGAGACAAGCAAGAACATAAAAATGGATACCATTATCACTATCAGTCCTTTAAGAATCGGTGGTGAAAATGGTGGTGGTAATAGTGTATGTAGTAG
This genomic interval from Panicum virgatum strain AP13 chromosome 8K, P.virgatum_v5, whole genome shotgun sequence contains the following:
- the LOC120644521 gene encoding COPII coat assembly protein sec16-like; the protein is MASHPCASPSPPPHKRPRTAAAEEGDPLPGASSAAAASPAEGDPRPGASSAAAASPAGFIFVCSGATKADCYRHRVLGLPRGRLEAVSRIRRGAAVFLYDFDARCLYGLYRADSDGGADLVPGAFRGRFPAQVKFMIDGDFMPLPESSLKSAIKENYFKGKFSPELTSTQVEKLSSLFQPITLLPESSPPHDVDNWPPAPASRPPSAHLAQPPPTSYPAPATSMANQSSPLAPTSPPLHKQMHSPAVVAEDHAHPGASSTAAASPAGFIFMCSGATKPDCYRHRVLGLPRGRLEAVSRIRRGAALFLYDFDTKHLYGPYNADSDGGADLVPGAFRGRFPAQVKFTIDGDFMPVPESSLRSAIKENYSKGKFSSELTSTQVEKLRALFQPITSLPQSSSPHDVDNWPPATAFLPPPELPAQPPAYANHPTAYVAPLAAHLMPPQAYVPPCSSTQPAMGTYHGPTTVYGYQAGYAACDPTYQYVEAPLPFSLYDQYSMSQHVPAPIYYTAPYYQHDPYQPGNVNSHY